A genome region from Corallococcus soli includes the following:
- a CDS encoding serine/threonine protein kinase — translation MASVFDPPSPGGAVLFSNGDTSYEFFQDLGTGRNGERVLLARPRTPTGYQGKVVLKCVALPEEPLPEEYQRTRARLEEEVRLAQYLQHPNIARVHGLFEMKHGLCAAMECVEGFTLDSLLSIAQVRGRYFSESFVLYVGAEVAAALAYAHTRTDDAGAPLGIVNRDVNPTRIRLRPGGGVALTDFGVAFSRLGGRVATTLPRPPGDAIYAAPEALLGETTDARADLFSLGLTLLEFATGRHLYDPGDSLVEEDDSRLLREKVLAASVTVMEVPQPAFVEDAVRHAMAFRVKDVERATFGLSKPLRTLLHKLLRREKGERIATAAALEAELRALLASREPYNGTDAVKEVQQALLEGGEALEELDLLEEDEGGISPAFPPLGPDDIRTEPRPLSSADETPTEPGLSALRVAEGDPPFDS, via the coding sequence ATGGCCAGTGTCTTTGATCCCCCGTCCCCCGGGGGAGCGGTCCTCTTTTCCAACGGCGACACCTCCTATGAGTTCTTCCAGGACCTGGGCACGGGCCGCAATGGAGAGCGCGTCCTGTTGGCCCGGCCCCGGACGCCCACCGGCTATCAGGGCAAGGTCGTCCTGAAGTGCGTGGCCCTGCCAGAGGAGCCCCTGCCAGAGGAGTACCAGCGCACGCGCGCCCGGCTGGAGGAGGAGGTGCGGCTTGCGCAATACCTCCAGCACCCCAACATCGCTCGCGTCCACGGCCTCTTTGAAATGAAACATGGGCTGTGCGCCGCCATGGAATGCGTCGAGGGCTTCACCCTGGATTCGCTGCTCTCCATCGCCCAGGTGCGCGGGCGCTACTTCTCCGAATCCTTCGTCCTGTACGTGGGGGCGGAGGTGGCCGCGGCCCTGGCGTATGCCCACACGCGCACGGATGATGCGGGCGCTCCGTTGGGCATCGTCAACCGCGACGTGAATCCCACGCGCATCCGCCTGCGCCCGGGCGGCGGTGTGGCGCTGACGGACTTCGGCGTCGCCTTCTCACGGTTGGGCGGAAGGGTGGCTACGACGCTGCCGCGCCCCCCGGGTGACGCCATCTATGCCGCCCCCGAGGCGCTGCTGGGGGAGACGACGGACGCCCGCGCGGACCTCTTCTCCTTGGGCCTGACGCTGTTGGAGTTCGCCACGGGGCGGCACCTCTATGACCCGGGGGACAGCCTGGTGGAGGAGGACGACTCCCGTCTGCTTCGTGAGAAGGTCCTCGCCGCCTCGGTGACGGTGATGGAGGTGCCCCAGCCGGCCTTCGTGGAGGATGCCGTCCGGCACGCCATGGCCTTCCGGGTGAAGGACGTCGAGCGTGCGACCTTCGGCCTTTCCAAGCCGCTGCGCACGCTCCTCCACAAACTGCTGCGGCGAGAGAAAGGCGAACGGATCGCGACGGCGGCGGCGCTGGAAGCGGAGCTGCGTGCGCTGCTGGCGAGTCGGGAGCCCTACAACGGCACGGACGCCGTGAAGGAGGTCCAGCAGGCGCTGCTGGAGGGGGGCGAGGCGCTGGAGGAGTTGGACCTGCTGGAGGAGGACGAGGGTGGCATTTCCCCTGCGTTCCCGCCGCTCGGCCCGGACGACATCCGGACGGAGCCGCGGCCATTGTCCAGCGCAGACGAGACACCCACGGAGCCGGGGCTGAGCGCCCTGCGTGTGGCCGAGGGTGATCCTCCATTCGATTCGTGA
- a CDS encoding serine/threonine protein kinase yields the protein MLTVIHHPAQLPPGYMLHGWRVVKLLGAGTYGAVYRVEMNGQHFAMKIAMHRPSSGDDEQADARLQRELGCLVHLHHANIVGVLGHGRWPDFRTGWLYVVLDLVEGHTLAQWVERMHPTAQEVVRLFMKLAGALDYMHGRGVFHRDLKLVNIMVRAKDGEPVILDFSAGDYMHAEDLTDAPLPPGTRRYRTPEAARFLKEHGDEQDARYAFKVTDDVYALGICLYDVLTAPAPASDSPRTHVEGYWSPMPAKVVNARVPATLSDVAMGFIERRPENRPPTAEVMRRELASLAAAAEPGWTVPIHAPSLKPSAAPASNNDQETPPVRRVRRARWVDALLAVALVALLAGAFVGLLPASSPLSRPVQESSVPPASLDAGVASFIPPPPVAPGDAGAPLHQGQMPTVASPGMALPPPVSVQKESSALKRAPIVESPPVSSPKRPLASSSTRGEFLKKCAAASAALALQLGCPSSSQVRPETGTECPEEAREVMPSVLWLSPPTTIQIHIDVKHQGGMQSRSVYSDGPVTGIVWDGTIKLPKGSLLYGRMWTGDGNLLVRYTEARLPNGDVHPVCISVGEKGPVKGWGGSKPGAVVYAQGAIAFPVERWP from the coding sequence ATGCTCACCGTCATCCACCACCCCGCGCAGCTGCCGCCTGGGTACATGCTCCATGGCTGGCGCGTCGTGAAGTTGCTGGGGGCCGGCACCTACGGCGCCGTGTACCGCGTGGAGATGAACGGACAGCACTTCGCGATGAAGATCGCGATGCACCGTCCGAGCAGTGGGGATGATGAGCAGGCGGACGCACGGCTGCAGCGTGAGTTGGGGTGCCTCGTCCACCTGCACCACGCAAACATCGTCGGCGTCCTGGGGCATGGGCGCTGGCCGGACTTCCGCACCGGCTGGCTCTACGTCGTCCTCGACCTGGTGGAGGGCCACACCCTGGCGCAGTGGGTGGAGCGGATGCACCCGACGGCGCAGGAGGTGGTTCGGCTCTTCATGAAGTTGGCCGGCGCCCTGGACTACATGCACGGGCGCGGCGTCTTCCATCGGGACCTGAAGCTCGTCAACATCATGGTGCGCGCCAAGGACGGCGAGCCCGTCATCCTGGACTTCAGCGCGGGCGACTACATGCACGCCGAGGACCTGACGGACGCTCCGCTACCGCCCGGCACCCGCCGCTACCGGACGCCCGAGGCAGCCCGCTTCCTGAAGGAGCACGGGGACGAGCAGGACGCGCGCTACGCATTCAAGGTGACGGACGATGTCTATGCGCTGGGCATCTGCCTCTACGACGTGCTGACGGCGCCAGCGCCGGCGAGCGACAGCCCGAGGACCCATGTCGAGGGTTATTGGTCGCCCATGCCCGCCAAGGTGGTGAACGCCCGGGTGCCGGCGACGTTGAGCGACGTTGCCATGGGCTTCATCGAGCGGCGACCCGAGAACCGGCCGCCCACTGCCGAAGTGATGCGCCGCGAGCTCGCGTCCCTCGCGGCCGCAGCAGAACCTGGGTGGACGGTGCCCATTCACGCCCCGTCCCTCAAGCCTTCCGCGGCCCCCGCCTCGAACAACGACCAGGAGACGCCCCCCGTGCGGCGAGTTCGCCGCGCCAGGTGGGTGGATGCTCTTCTTGCCGTGGCGCTCGTCGCCTTGCTGGCAGGCGCTTTCGTCGGGCTGCTCCCTGCCTCCTCGCCGCTTTCAAGGCCCGTCCAGGAGTCCTCGGTGCCCCCTGCGTCACTGGACGCGGGAGTTGCGTCCTTCATTCCTCCTCCGCCCGTCGCCCCAGGGGATGCGGGGGCCCCTCTTCACCAGGGCCAGATGCCGACCGTAGCGTCCCCTGGGATGGCTTTGCCTCCCCCCGTCTCTGTCCAGAAGGAAAGCTCCGCCTTGAAGCGTGCTCCCATTGTCGAAAGCCCCCCTGTCTCTTCGCCCAAGCGGCCCCTCGCCTCCAGTAGCACCCGGGGGGAGTTCCTGAAGAAGTGTGCCGCCGCGAGCGCCGCCTTGGCCCTGCAATTGGGCTGCCCCAGCAGTTCCCAGGTGCGACCCGAAACCGGCACGGAGTGCCCCGAAGAAGCGCGCGAAGTCATGCCATCGGTGCTGTGGCTCTCGCCGCCAACGACCATCCAGATACATATTGACGTGAAACATCAGGGGGGGATGCAAAGCAGGAGCGTCTATTCCGATGGCCCCGTCACGGGCATAGTCTGGGACGGAACCATCAAGCTGCCCAAGGGCTCGCTGCTCTACGGGCGGATGTGGACGGGGGATGGTAACTTGCTGGTGCGCTACACCGAGGCGCGCCTCCCCAACGGCGACGTCCACCCTGTCTGCATCTCCGTGGGCGAAAAGGGGCCCGTGAAGGGGTGGGGGGGCTCCAAGCCCGGGGCTGTCGTCTATGCACAGGGCGCCATCGCCTTCCCCGTGGAGCGCTGGCCATGA
- a CDS encoding DUF2381 family protein encodes MSAPGPTQARYRAVSPTCRCWRATPLVGWRTGDLPLPRFAALLFLLLGAAVPAQAVPGARERQDRRLALTGSAAEPVPVLRVAGGVLTALVFDAPLERDSLELEGRERFRLVDVGERSVLLEPVADLAPGERLGLRVRFSEGERAEPAVLMLVTHPSDVDARVRIFRRALSVPALQAELAEVRAQLMAQGAELAELRSRREATGPSRLALAGLLDGAGVVTSRVEFSETKESLAALLESVGGFSLRAQTWGLVSVTVRNNGPTAWTPVEARLTEPGNGERTRVLRVHMTQPQIGPGEQVVVVVEAAAPPWNRGAAFSLELLDASGARRLLLTRVVL; translated from the coding sequence GTGAGTGCCCCAGGCCCGACCCAGGCCCGTTACAGGGCGGTTTCACCAACTTGCCGATGCTGGCGCGCTACTCCACTGGTAGGGTGGAGGACAGGAGACCTTCCGTTGCCGCGCTTTGCCGCCCTTCTCTTCCTGCTGCTAGGAGCCGCCGTCCCGGCCCAAGCCGTCCCCGGCGCGCGTGAGCGCCAGGACCGGCGGCTCGCCTTGACGGGCAGTGCCGCGGAGCCGGTGCCTGTCCTGCGGGTGGCTGGAGGGGTCTTGACGGCCCTCGTCTTCGATGCGCCGCTGGAGAGGGACAGCCTTGAGCTGGAAGGCCGCGAGCGGTTCCGGCTTGTGGATGTGGGGGAACGGTCCGTCCTCCTGGAGCCTGTCGCGGACCTGGCCCCAGGCGAACGGCTTGGCCTTCGCGTTCGTTTCTCCGAGGGTGAGCGCGCCGAGCCCGCGGTGTTGATGCTCGTGACCCATCCGTCCGACGTGGACGCCCGGGTGAGGATTTTCCGCCGCGCTCTGTCGGTCCCAGCACTCCAAGCGGAGTTGGCCGAGGTTCGCGCCCAACTGATGGCGCAAGGCGCGGAGCTTGCCGAACTGCGCTCGCGCCGCGAGGCCACCGGCCCCTCCCGTCTCGCCCTGGCTGGACTCCTTGACGGAGCCGGGGTCGTCACAAGCAGGGTCGAGTTTAGCGAGACCAAGGAGTCATTGGCTGCCTTATTGGAGTCGGTGGGTGGCTTTAGCCTGCGTGCGCAGACGTGGGGACTGGTATCCGTCACCGTCCGCAACAATGGCCCGACGGCCTGGACTCCCGTCGAGGCGCGGCTCACCGAACCCGGAAATGGGGAGCGCACGCGGGTACTCCGCGTCCACATGACGCAGCCCCAGATTGGGCCAGGTGAGCAAGTGGTTGTCGTGGTTGAAGCTGCCGCTCCGCCCTGGAATAGAGGAGCGGCATTCAGCCTGGAGCTGCTGGACGCTTCGGGCGCTCGACGCCTCCTCCTTACCCGCGTCGTCCTGTAG
- a CDS encoding quinone oxidoreductase family protein, with protein MKAAALDRFGGPEVLGIKTVSVPACGDDEILIRVEVAGVGAWDSMEREGQMVEMMEGEPKFPYVPGTDGAGEVVAVGKAVKDLKVGDRVYGISLVSPKGGFYAEFTAVKASQAAPIPKGLKVEQAATLGADGITALRGLEDHLQLKPGQRLIIFGASGGVGHLALQFARRMGGKVLAVASGEDGVRLARELGAEGVVEGRKGDVLSACREFAPDGLDAALVLAPGDTVEAVLKHVRKGGRVAWPNGVEPAPKAPDGVQAIAYDGIPSPELLKKMNQLIEESPFLVEIGRVYAMEEAAKAQQDVLKHHVGKYALRIQ; from the coding sequence ATGAAGGCCGCGGCGCTCGACCGCTTTGGCGGCCCGGAAGTCCTCGGCATCAAGACCGTGTCCGTCCCCGCCTGCGGCGACGATGAAATCCTCATCCGCGTCGAGGTCGCCGGGGTGGGCGCCTGGGACTCCATGGAGCGCGAAGGACAGATGGTGGAGATGATGGAAGGGGAACCGAAATTCCCCTACGTGCCCGGCACCGACGGCGCGGGAGAGGTGGTCGCGGTCGGCAAGGCCGTGAAGGACCTCAAGGTGGGAGACCGCGTCTACGGCATCTCGCTCGTAAGCCCCAAGGGGGGCTTCTATGCGGAGTTCACCGCCGTGAAGGCAAGCCAAGCCGCGCCCATTCCCAAGGGCTTGAAGGTGGAACAGGCGGCGACGCTCGGCGCGGATGGCATCACCGCGCTCCGAGGGCTGGAGGATCATCTCCAGCTCAAGCCCGGCCAAAGGCTGATCATCTTCGGGGCCAGTGGCGGCGTGGGACACCTCGCACTGCAATTCGCCCGGAGGATGGGGGGAAAGGTGCTGGCGGTCGCCTCGGGTGAGGACGGGGTGAGGCTCGCCAGAGAGCTCGGCGCGGAAGGGGTCGTCGAAGGGCGCAAAGGGGATGTGCTCTCAGCCTGCCGCGAGTTCGCCCCGGACGGGCTCGACGCGGCGCTCGTCCTGGCACCGGGAGACACCGTCGAGGCGGTCCTCAAGCACGTCCGCAAGGGAGGGCGCGTCGCCTGGCCGAACGGCGTGGAGCCGGCGCCGAAAGCGCCCGACGGAGTCCAGGCCATCGCCTACGACGGCATCCCCAGCCCTGAGCTGCTGAAGAAGATGAACCAGCTCATCGAAGAGAGTCCCTTCCTCGTGGAGATCGGCCGCGTGTACGCGATGGAAGAAGCCGCCAAGGCCCAGCAGGATGTGCTCAAACACCACGTGGGCAAGTACGCGCTGCGGATCCAGTAA
- a CDS encoding fatty acyl-AMP ligase encodes MTQPTIIDRFHALASAHPGDPLYTWVDDEGRDRETLSFGDTLALAEVVAAQLTEKHGLRAGDRVLLVYPPSLDFVVTFLGCLLAGLVPAPVYPPNPLGLEHDLGTFAAIATDCRASAVLTNASYARMRQLGAVKRLFTRNTARWPDVPWHTVAATRGTAAAPTHVACPADVAFLQYTSGSTSTPKGVMITHTNIVAEAEANARDLGLRRSVRCVFWVPQYHDFGLISGILSALAGNGHLYMMSPMAFVRRPSVWLEVMSRVRATHSATPNFGLELAVRKTTPTERARWDLSALEAIVCAAEPVRAATLDAFNAAFGPAGLSPTVVRPSYGLAEHTVSVTVGRSLRLEVDRASLEAGRAVPRREGAPSMTLVGCGHVTKPNAVVRIVSPDTGRPCADGEVGEIWVDSPTKAAGYFGREEATREFFGARVDDPADDRTYLRTGDLGFFWDGELVPTGRCKDLIIIRGRNYYPQDVEDDLRAAHPSIRPGGVAAFARPNPYGEEELVVVVEVAEERSGRAIAGEVATAVRRLIQASLQVSCAVVVVGAKGTVPKTTSGKVRRQACRESLSDGSLESAATTFLVSRVPSGAEVIVPAASPGP; translated from the coding sequence ATGACTCAGCCGACGATCATCGACCGATTCCATGCGCTCGCGTCCGCCCACCCGGGAGATCCGCTGTACACCTGGGTCGATGACGAGGGCCGAGACCGGGAGACGCTGTCTTTCGGCGATACCCTCGCGCTCGCCGAGGTTGTGGCCGCGCAACTAACGGAAAAGCACGGGTTGCGGGCGGGGGACCGCGTGCTGTTGGTCTATCCCCCCTCCCTGGACTTTGTCGTGACGTTCCTCGGCTGCTTGCTCGCCGGCCTGGTCCCCGCGCCAGTCTACCCGCCGAACCCCCTGGGCCTCGAACACGACTTGGGAACCTTCGCGGCCATCGCGACGGATTGCCGGGCCTCGGCCGTCCTGACCAACGCTTCGTATGCCCGGATGCGCCAGCTCGGGGCTGTTAAACGCCTCTTCACCCGCAACACTGCACGCTGGCCGGACGTGCCCTGGCACACGGTAGCCGCGACCCGAGGTACCGCCGCGGCTCCCACCCACGTCGCATGCCCGGCCGACGTGGCGTTCCTGCAATACACCTCCGGGTCCACCTCCACGCCCAAGGGGGTCATGATCACCCACACCAACATCGTGGCGGAGGCGGAGGCGAACGCACGCGACCTGGGCCTGCGGCGATCCGTCCGGTGCGTCTTCTGGGTGCCTCAGTACCACGACTTCGGACTGATCAGCGGCATCCTGAGCGCGCTCGCGGGCAACGGCCACCTGTACATGATGAGTCCCATGGCCTTCGTCCGCCGGCCGTCGGTCTGGCTCGAGGTGATGAGCCGCGTTCGCGCGACCCACTCGGCGACGCCCAACTTCGGGCTTGAGCTGGCCGTGCGCAAGACCACGCCGACCGAACGGGCACGCTGGGACCTGAGCGCGCTGGAGGCGATCGTCTGCGCGGCGGAGCCGGTCCGCGCCGCGACCCTGGATGCGTTCAACGCCGCCTTCGGGCCGGCGGGGCTCTCGCCGACCGTCGTCCGGCCGTCGTACGGTCTCGCCGAGCATACCGTGTCCGTCACGGTCGGCCGCAGCCTGCGGCTCGAGGTCGATCGCGCATCGCTGGAGGCCGGCCGGGCCGTCCCACGTCGCGAAGGCGCGCCCTCCATGACGCTCGTGGGCTGCGGGCACGTCACCAAGCCGAATGCGGTGGTGCGCATCGTCTCGCCTGACACCGGCCGCCCCTGCGCGGACGGCGAAGTTGGCGAAATCTGGGTCGACTCCCCTACCAAGGCGGCGGGCTATTTCGGCCGAGAAGAGGCCACGCGCGAGTTCTTCGGGGCCCGCGTCGATGACCCGGCGGACGACCGGACCTACTTGCGCACCGGCGACCTGGGCTTCTTCTGGGACGGCGAACTCGTGCCGACCGGACGCTGTAAGGACCTGATCATCATCCGTGGACGCAACTACTACCCGCAAGACGTGGAAGATGACCTGCGAGCCGCACACCCATCCATCCGTCCGGGCGGGGTCGCGGCGTTCGCCCGGCCGAACCCCTACGGCGAGGAAGAACTGGTCGTCGTCGTCGAAGTGGCCGAAGAGCGAAGCGGGCGGGCGATCGCCGGCGAGGTGGCGACCGCGGTCAGGCGTCTCATCCAGGCCAGCTTGCAGGTGTCGTGCGCCGTGGTCGTGGTGGGTGCCAAGGGCACCGTGCCGAAGACGACCAGCGGCAAGGTGCGGCGTCAGGCCTGCCGCGAGTCGCTCTCCGACGGCAGCCTGGAATCGGCCGCGACGACGTTTCTCGTGAGTCGCGTGCCGAGCGGGGCCGAGGTGATCGTACCGGCCGCCTCGCCAGGGCCGTAA
- a CDS encoding FAD-dependent oxidoreductase, with the protein MRTHSPSLSVCVIGAGVSGLTAARALTRAGHHVTVFERSPRLGGKSASVEVDGQWFDLGGHGCSSNYRQVGRLVAELGLEMVRMTPFRVLEANGRVTASSDSVEFWANASAFRALRDTAFPAIASPGLARVAGGLGSPAAEWLDTTGVAGPDAAARVAYTATGYGYVGSPDLPAVLFAKFAESLVGAGPLSALPPSWTIPGGLARLWEAVAAELPDVRLSTPVRRVDRSGARIRIEIDTGWLTFDRLVVATETGAISTFLDLTPEEQAVFGRVRTLDYYTTIATARGLQRDGLYLLRRFTDDPGAVGHTVSYHHRYPDSDVVVFFAYGDAQTDGAAIQRLLMEDVEALGGTLESVHLQRRWEYCPHFSTEDTAAGLYERLEALQGRHGTVFLGSLHNFEMMECNVAYAQATIERHFGVATVSETAAASPPSTVLSWLQTTVQEVLELAAPPAASAAFTEMGFDSIRAVDLLDRIAAHTGEPVPPTAFLEHPTLEALASFLEGLESVTSPVSERPDSPAFTHSASLVFTESGGAGILMDVFEPREAANGLAVVDVVSARWHSGPDVLHDHLAQGVYERLCGAGFTVFAARPGSVPHFDGHAQLLHLRRAVRWVKSRATRHAIDPDRVAMLGCSSGGHLALLAAVTAPDAAPDMEFLGGRFEPTVAAAVGLCPGVLLHENAPNDEVRTLLHSLGGSEPTERTARLAALSPLEQVRPETCPPLLIFHAVGDPISPFDASEAFAARLDGRARLVARHSDLHIYPGWPDDVGRAADWLSHVLTGAPAPDLAPESAPVEA; encoded by the coding sequence ATGAGAACGCATTCACCCAGCTTGTCCGTCTGCGTGATCGGGGCTGGGGTATCCGGCCTGACGGCCGCGCGCGCGCTCACGCGGGCCGGCCACCACGTGACTGTTTTCGAACGCTCGCCCAGGCTCGGTGGCAAGAGCGCCTCGGTTGAGGTCGACGGCCAGTGGTTCGATCTCGGTGGGCACGGGTGCTCCTCGAACTACCGCCAGGTCGGTCGGCTGGTGGCGGAACTCGGCCTGGAAATGGTTCGGATGACCCCCTTCCGCGTGCTGGAAGCCAACGGGCGAGTCACGGCGTCGAGCGACAGCGTGGAGTTCTGGGCGAATGCGAGCGCCTTCCGGGCGCTCCGAGACACGGCCTTTCCGGCGATCGCCTCCCCCGGCCTGGCCCGGGTCGCGGGCGGGCTCGGCTCGCCTGCCGCCGAGTGGCTCGACACGACGGGGGTGGCCGGGCCCGACGCGGCGGCCCGTGTGGCGTACACCGCGACCGGATACGGCTACGTCGGCTCGCCGGACCTCCCGGCCGTGCTGTTCGCCAAGTTCGCCGAGAGCCTCGTGGGCGCCGGGCCCCTGAGCGCCCTGCCCCCCTCATGGACGATCCCCGGCGGACTCGCCCGGCTTTGGGAGGCCGTGGCGGCGGAACTGCCGGACGTCCGGCTTTCGACCCCCGTTCGGCGAGTCGACCGGAGCGGCGCGCGCATCCGGATCGAGATCGACACGGGTTGGCTGACCTTCGACCGCCTGGTGGTGGCGACGGAGACGGGCGCCATTTCGACGTTCCTGGACCTGACCCCAGAGGAGCAGGCGGTGTTCGGCCGCGTCCGAACCCTCGACTACTACACCACCATCGCCACCGCGCGGGGCTTGCAGCGAGACGGCCTCTACTTGCTCCGGCGGTTCACGGATGACCCCGGCGCGGTCGGGCACACCGTCTCCTATCACCACCGCTATCCTGACAGTGATGTCGTTGTTTTTTTCGCCTACGGCGACGCGCAGACGGACGGCGCGGCGATTCAGCGCCTCCTCATGGAGGACGTCGAGGCGCTCGGTGGGACGTTGGAATCGGTTCACCTGCAACGTCGCTGGGAATACTGCCCGCACTTTTCGACCGAGGACACCGCGGCCGGCCTGTACGAGCGGCTGGAGGCGCTGCAGGGCCGACATGGGACGGTCTTCCTCGGCAGCCTTCACAACTTCGAGATGATGGAGTGCAACGTCGCGTATGCGCAGGCCACCATCGAGCGGCACTTCGGCGTGGCGACCGTGAGCGAAACCGCCGCCGCCTCGCCTCCGTCGACCGTGCTGAGCTGGCTGCAAACCACCGTCCAAGAGGTGCTGGAACTGGCCGCGCCGCCCGCCGCCTCGGCGGCGTTCACGGAAATGGGCTTCGATTCCATCCGGGCCGTCGATCTGTTGGACCGCATCGCCGCGCACACGGGTGAACCGGTGCCGCCGACGGCGTTCCTGGAACACCCCACGCTCGAGGCGCTCGCGTCGTTCCTCGAAGGTCTGGAATCCGTGACCTCGCCGGTGTCGGAGAGGCCGGACTCCCCCGCCTTCACGCATTCGGCGAGCCTGGTCTTCACGGAGAGCGGCGGCGCCGGCATCTTGATGGACGTCTTCGAGCCACGGGAGGCCGCCAACGGGCTGGCCGTCGTCGACGTCGTCAGCGCGCGCTGGCACTCCGGCCCCGACGTGCTGCATGACCACCTCGCGCAAGGCGTGTACGAGCGGCTTTGCGGCGCCGGGTTCACGGTGTTCGCCGCCCGGCCGGGCTCCGTGCCGCACTTCGACGGCCATGCCCAGTTGCTCCACCTTCGGCGGGCCGTGCGCTGGGTGAAGAGCCGCGCGACGCGCCATGCCATCGATCCCGATCGCGTCGCCATGTTGGGCTGCTCCTCGGGGGGTCACCTCGCGTTGCTCGCCGCCGTGACGGCCCCGGACGCGGCGCCGGATATGGAGTTCCTGGGCGGGCGATTCGAGCCCACCGTGGCGGCGGCCGTCGGGCTGTGCCCTGGCGTCTTGCTGCACGAAAACGCGCCCAACGACGAAGTTCGTACGTTGCTTCATTCCTTGGGCGGCTCCGAGCCGACCGAGCGTACGGCTCGCCTGGCGGCGCTGTCGCCGCTTGAGCAGGTGCGGCCCGAGACCTGCCCGCCGCTCCTGATCTTCCATGCGGTCGGCGACCCTATCTCCCCTTTCGATGCGAGCGAGGCGTTCGCCGCGCGCCTCGATGGGCGCGCGCGTCTGGTGGCGCGCCATTCGGACTTGCACATCTACCCCGGCTGGCCGGACGACGTCGGCCGCGCGGCCGACTGGCTGTCTCATGTCCTCACGGGCGCACCCGCGCCGGACCTGGCGCCGGAGTCCGCTCCCGTCGAGGCATGA
- a CDS encoding transposase yields the protein MTAWRRKGALTGPIPTDGAKAGRKHHLLVEAHGPPLSESVTAANVHDTHELFPLVDSVLAVRMPSGQRRRRPGKLHGDKAYASKKNRALAWKNQLHRLRVRDERRDDVHFGFLVLGCCVMLLRRLYPDIC from the coding sequence ATGACGGCCTGGCGCAGAAAGGGGGCCCTCACAGGCCCAATCCCGACGGATGGAGCGAAGGCGGGTCGCAAGCATCATCTTCTCGTAGAGGCTCACGGCCCGCCGCTCAGCGAGTCGGTGACAGCCGCCAACGTCCACGACACCCACGAACTCTTCCCCCTGGTCGACTCCGTGCTTGCGGTAAGGATGCCTTCGGGGCAGCGGCGACGGCGGCCTGGGAAACTTCACGGCGACAAGGCCTACGCCTCCAAGAAGAACCGGGCCCTCGCCTGGAAGAACCAGCTCCACAGGCTTCGGGTCCGCGACGAACGCAGGGACGATGTCCACTTCGGCTTCCTCGTCCTCGGCTGCTGCGTCATGCTCCTACGCAGGCTCTACCCTGACATTTGTTAG
- a CDS encoding Fic family protein: MKAPAATEQLGPHRDAMQAVDWALPALRADLDAAGRQPFRETGAQEDFLHRHDAPAHEAQGPERTERFEQALARVRQLADAGEALTFSRMVEVQERLRGVRTAFRTGDAFAHGGAHRYAQAPGLEAAFVGKVEAEAREERHPVAHATRLYLDLCFFHPFPDGNARAARLWLEYMLRRGGLPTPPLVPVVLFPKRPGDAVGYVRLTRLVARSIAGPDAPCRNEVQP, translated from the coding sequence GTGAAAGCCCCCGCCGCCACCGAGCAGCTCGGTCCCCACCGCGACGCCATGCAAGCCGTGGACTGGGCCCTGCCGGCGCTCCGGGCGGACCTGGACGCGGCGGGACGGCAGCCCTTCCGGGAGACGGGGGCCCAGGAGGACTTCCTCCACCGGCATGACGCGCCCGCTCACGAGGCGCAGGGGCCGGAGCGGACGGAGCGCTTCGAGCAGGCCCTGGCGCGGGTGCGCCAGCTGGCGGACGCCGGGGAGGCGCTGACGTTCTCCCGGATGGTGGAGGTCCAGGAGAGGCTGCGGGGGGTGCGTACGGCCTTTCGCACCGGGGACGCGTTCGCGCACGGGGGTGCGCACCGCTATGCGCAGGCGCCGGGGTTGGAGGCGGCCTTCGTCGGGAAGGTGGAGGCGGAGGCTCGGGAGGAGCGCCATCCGGTGGCGCACGCCACCCGGTTGTACCTGGACCTGTGCTTCTTCCACCCGTTCCCGGACGGGAACGCGAGGGCGGCGCGGCTGTGGCTGGAATACATGCTGCGGCGGGGCGGGCTGCCCACCCCACCGCTGGTGCCCGTCGTGCTGTTTCCCAAGCGACCGGGTGACGCTGTCGGGTACGTGCGCCTCACGCGTCTGGTGGCCCGAAGCATCGCGGGGCCGGACGCCCCCTGTCGCAACGAGGTGCAGCCGTGA